The region GCCCTCCTCCCTTTTTAAGAACACGCAGCATCTCTGCCATAACTTCCTTTGCGTAATCTTCGTGAGGAAAGTAGTGAAAAACCCCGTGCGATAATACCCTTGAAAAAGAGCCGTCGGGAAATGGTATTGAAGAGGCTTCTGAAACTTTTATCTCGGCATCCGGTACGGCTTTTTGGGCAATGCTGACAAGCGGAGCGGAGTAATCTATTCCCGCCAGATTCAGGTTCATGGCAGAAAGAGGCAACAGCATTGCGCCGGAACCACAGCCAACTTCAAGCAGTGAATCGGCTTCATAGAGTTTCAAGCTGGCCTTAATATTCTCAACTCGTTCCGTCCACATCTTCTCATCCATCTTTCCTGCCCCACCATCAAAGCCGTCAGCAGTGATCAGCTCGGAAAGGGTGATGCCTTTAGCTTCCCGCCCCTTTCTTTCCCAGACGTTTTTCCAGCTTTCAAACCTTTTTTCCCTTTTCATCTCTCCTTATCCTTTTACAGAATTCCTGATTTTATATAACCGTGCCGGGCAAAAATGCCTTTTTGTTTCTGAGGATAAATACGATTTTTTCTACTAATAGTTTCTCCAAAATAAAAAATGTTCCTATAAGCAGAAAAATATTTACCAGTCCGAAAAAAGGACCTACAACAAAAAACAGTATCGCGATATCTGCCATGTCCAAAGTAAGGTATGAGACTTTATACTTATTTGTAATCGCCTTGAATTTACCGGCGAATATCTCGAGAAAGCCCACAAGTTTCTCACCCCGAGCTGATTTATCCACTGCGACCTCTTTATTACTGTTAACCATAGCCTCTCTAAATAATATGCTCTCGTAGCTTACAAACAGGTATAAAAAGGGAAGCAACATCCCTACAACCAGCCATAATTCACGATTAACAATCACATACTGGCTGTAAATCAAGGCCGCAAGGCACAAGAAATCACCCGCAGCATCAGCAAGATAATCATAATATTTTCCCATCGGAGATTCTTCTCCCCTGACACGCGCAACCTTTCCATCCACATCATCAAGCGTAATGCTTATAAGGTAGGCAAGGGCGCCAAGAATCAGGTAATTCCTTAGCCCAAAATAGAAAAAGAGCGAGGCGCACAATTTAAGAATGAAATGTATTAAAGTTATTTTGTTGGGGGTTAATCTTGTGTAATTAACCACAAACCATGCAATCCTTACGGCCAGGAAATCAACTAAGATAAGTCCGCCGATGTAGTTATAATTTCCCCTTCGGCATCTTTTGATATCTTCAATTGTATATGACGCCATAAGTTATCGCAGTATTTTGTATTCTATCATATCTGTTTAGAAACCGGTTTTTTCGCCAAGACATAAAACAATCTATCCCCAATATAATTTAGTTTGTACTGGGGAATCCTTTTTTTCTTTTCAATGCGAAAGAGGTGCGTGATTGACTCAATCATTCTAATAAAATTAGGATCTTTTGATTCGGGTGTATGGCTTTCAAACATGAGATACCCGTCTTCCTTTAATATTCCATGAATCCTTTCCATGTGCTCTATAAAGGAAAGATTCAGGTTCTTATCCCCGGTCTGATGGTTGGCGAGCGAAAAAACTAAATCGTATTTTTTATCAAGCTTCATTTTGCTGAAATCATCGATTACAAAATTTACATTTTTAATGCCAAGAACCCTCTGCACTTCCCTTCCCATATTCACAATAAACGGGTTAAAATCCACGGCATCCACATGCCTTACCTTCAGAGCGATTTTCAGCGCTAAAAAACCGCTGTTACATCCTATGTCCAGGGCATATTTCCCCGGCGACAGGTAGTTATCTATTTCGTACTCTTTTAGCCGCTTATTCGTTTCCCGGAATCCCCGGATGCCTATATCACTCCATCCCTGATAGTAATACCCTCCGGCATAAATGTGACTTCCCCAACCCCTTCCTTGAGACTCCAGATGCCCTTTGAGTTTTTGGTGCAACGGAATCATTTTCCGCTTAAACAAAGATACGTCCAAGGAATCTCTTGTCCTTAGAAGGGGTATCAGTATCTTGTTGCGGTGTCTTTTCATAAAAAGAGTGTATCTATTGTTAATTGCCCTATGAATTCTTCGCAATAAAACTTCCTTATCTGCCTGAAGCAAGCATAAAAGGAATTTCAAAAATCCCAGTTCACGGATTAATTTACCCGCCGGCTTTTCGCCATTTAAAAACGCATTGAATTCAGACACAGCCATTTATCTATTTAATCAGCAAACATGCAAGCTTGTAGTTTTCAAATGAGTGTAGTTCCATCCACCCGGAATTCACTTCAATACACGCCACAGGATGGCCCAGGTCAATAATCTCCTGCAGCAGGTCCGCCAGGCCTGCCCTCTCAAATACAGGGGCCTCATGGAAAGGTTTTCCCGCATATTTTTTAGCAGAGACATCGTAAATTCCCCTGAATATTTTGGCTCCCTTTTTTGAAAGCACCAGCAGACCGGGAAATTCAAAATGTGCCTGATCCCTGTCAATCTTCATGCCTATTTGCTTCACCCTTTTTACGGAGGCTTCGTGTAATTTACGTTTAGCCTTTACCGGTGCGCTATCGGTGATTACAAGATCCAGAAGCTTGTCTTGTGCATAATCCTTGGAGTCGTAGCCGGAATCCGCAAGAATTGTAATATCCTCCGGGCTTTTTAAAAGGAGTTCCAGTATCACGTTCTCAAAGTAGATGTCGCCGTAGGAAATTACCGCTTTTGAGTCCATGTGTTTTCCTGCCTGCATGACGGAATGAAGAATGCCCGTATTTTTATAGTCTGTGTTCTCAAGAAGCCTTACGCCATCCACATCTATTAGTTCTCTTTTGTAACCGGTTACCACAAATATCTCGGAGATTTCTGATTTGTGCAGTGTTTCAGCCTGCCTTTGTAAAAGCGGCTTGCCATTTATGTCGAGCATGGAGATCGGTATTTCGGAAGCAATCTTGTTCATGGAATGTTCTTCCAGATGATCTCCCGCCGCCGCTATAACCGCAATTGTCTTTTCCCTGTCACCATGGAGAAACTGTTTTTCATCCTCCTTCATTTTCGGCATGCCTTGAAGCTCGAATATGTACTTCATTGTAGTAATCTTTCCCTCAACGCTCTTTGTAGAACCCGTTCTCAGAATCTCGCCATATATGGACTCGATTGCCTTCACGGAGGCCCTTATGCCATGGTTTGCATAGACCACGACACTTATCCCGGAATCTGCAAGCTCTTCGGCGCTTACTTCATAATAGGATGTCGGAACAACTACCAGCGGCAACCGATTTCCCCAGCGGCGTGCGAATTCTAATACCTCATCCGGCGTTTTTTTCTTGGAATGTATCAATATTGCATCCGCGCCTGCTTCATGGTATGCCTTTGCCCTCATGAGCGCCTCGTCCATTCCGTAGCCTGCTATTAATGCCTCCACCCTGGCAACTACCATAAAGTCCGGGTCTGTCTGCGCACTCTTGGCAGCCATTATTTTTCCAACAAATTCCGCAACAGACGCGAGTTCCTGCTTTCCTGGGATAAAACTGTTTGTTTTCGGAAATTTCTTATCCTCTATACATATTGCAGCGATACCTGCCGCCTCATATTTCTTAACCATATAGATAACATTGTTGGAATTTCCATATCCCGTATCACAGTCCGCCATAACAGGTATGGCAACTGCATCATTTATCTCGCAGGTCCTCTCCAGGTATTGACTCATTGTCAATATGTTTGCATCCGGCACACAATATGAGGTAGAAATTTCCAGTCCCGATGCCCATATCCCATCAAAGCCCTGGTTTTCACCGAGCTTGGCGGTCAATCCATCATGCGCCCCGATAAGGCGGACAATTCTTTTTTGTAATATCAGATCGCGTAAAAGTTTTGTTTTTTTCATATCTTGTGTTTCTCTATAAAGTTCTATGGTTTTATTAAAATCAGATTTCTTTACTGATCTCTAAGGTAGTGTTACATTTCAGAATTACCGTAACGGTCAGTCTGGCAACCAACGCTTTTGTTATAATTGCAAGCTCTCCTTGATCCTGAACTTCTTACTTACGTCAGAGAAAAATCTTTTGTAATGCAGATAATCAGACCCATCAAGTAACACCAGTTTTTTAAGATTTATATCAGATTCTTTCGCAAAGATTAAAGCCAAAATAAGTGTAGAAGCGGTGTATGTTATTGTTGAAGATATGGCCGCCCCCCGGATCCCCAAACGGGGAATCAGTAGCAGGTTAAGAGCAACATTCAGGACAACACTTGATGCGTAAATGTAATTGATCATCCCTACCCTGGCCTTGCCAATAAAATAGTGGTTCAATGATATGCCTGCCCCCATTGCCACGATCCCGGGTAAAAGAATCTTAAGCGAAGAAAGCAAGGGCAGAAAATCCTTCCCGTAGAAAATTTCCACGGCGACTGGAGCCAAAAAGTAGACAAACAATCCTACCACCGCCATAAGCCAAAGTGTATTACGAAAAGCTGTAGCTGTTAGGCCTTTCCCATATTTGTCTTCTCCTGAGGCGACCCTTGGCAGGACCAGGATATCAGTTGCATTCAGTAACCATATCTTCTGACCAAAACCTGCTGCCAGACTGTAAAAGGCAACCTGAGGCGGAGTTAAAAAATAAGCAATTATCCACAAGTCTATTCTGTAGTGAAGGGAGCTGATAACATTTCTGAGATATACTTTACACCCATAGCTCAGAAGAGAGCGGAAATGAACAACCTTTGATGATACAGAGGGAAATCTTCCCGTTGTAAGCCTGAATTTCCATAATGTGTATAAGGCTGCAAATATATTTATTAAAGAGTGCCCTAAAATGACCGCTCCTATGTCCAGAGAAGTGGTCAAGAATAAGATAATTCCTGTAATGCCCGGAAGAACACCGTTAATAAACCTTATTCTGTTTATTGTATGAATATCTTCTTTTGCTACAAAAATATAGGTAAAGTAATTAATTATGAAACGCGGGGGGAGGGTCACAAGTATGGCAAGAAAATACCAGGTGGCCACCCCATGCTCTTTTATAAAAGTGGTTATAAAAAGGTCACTATACGCATAAAATAGCAGTGTCGGGATGCTTCCGATTATAAATGATGCAATCAATAAGACAGCGGCGGCATCCCTTATATCCATCTCCTTCTTTGATATCTTATAGACCGAGGCTACCCCCATGCCTAAGCGTCCGAACGTCTCAAAGAATTGCGGAATGAGCATAATAATGGCTATGATTCCGAGCTTGGTAGGCCCCAAAAGCCTTGCAAGCATGATATTTGCCAGCATCCCTATCAGAAGTACAAATATCCTGTTAGAAACGATGGAAACGTATTTATTTGCGGAAGTCATCAGTTTTTAGATATCTTGCGAAGCGGCTCTATAGAGCCAGGCCTGATACGCCGGGGGCAATCGCCAATGGCAAAGTACCTTAATGTCCCTTGCCGGAGGCCGGGATTACCCTGCTGTCCTTTCCTTATATTTCTTTTGTATATATCCGGCGTCAAAATCAATTTCCCCTTTTTCCAGAAGATATTCTGCAAATCTGAAATCGACAGGATGGTCTATATTAATCTGGAAATCTTCATCCATTATGAAAGGGAGGCACTTTTCGCCATACAGATCCCCTGTTTTAAACAGGACCTCTTTTCTTACAGCATAGACCTGACCGTTCCGCCAATATACCTCCGGCAAGTCCTGTCTCCGCGTAAAATCCTTAACATTCAGGTATGGCCTTAAAAACCCGTCCTCAATCTTCCTTACCCAATGGGGATTTACATAATGAGGGGCTTTCATCACCGAGACAACGGAATCAACGCCCTTTTCAAGAAGAAGCTCTATGCATGCATCTATTGTCTTATACGTCCTGAACGGCGTTGTCGGTTGCAGTAGTACCACTACATCCGTTTTAAAACCGCTACATTTTTCGATCGCCTCAACCGCATGAATAAGACATGGCGGCGATGCAGCACTGTCGGATGCGAGTTCGGAAGGCCGCAGGATTATTTCACATTCCAGACTTGATGACAATTCAAGTATTTCCCTGTCTTCTGAAGAGAGTATCAGCCTTGTTAATCTGCGCGAACGTTGCGCCTCTATAATCGTATATGCTACAAGGGGTACGTTCGCAAGCGGTTTCATATTCTTTCTTTTCACGCCCTTAGACCCGCCCCTCGCAAGGATAACACCCAAAACGTTCATTTCTTTTCCCATGCCCTGCAGATCAAAAAAATCCCTTCCTTGACCGGTTCATCGTAAATAGGATGGAAAGAAATATTCTTAAAGTATGTCTTCAAAAAATACTCCACGCTTTTAGCAGTGTAATGAGTGACGTGGTTGAACCAGTCCCAGCGGTGTCTTCCCTCTTCCACATACTTTTTTGCCGGATACCGGTTTGGAACCGAAAAGACCACGCTTCCATTTCTTTTAAGAAATGCCAGGATCTTTTCTATAAGATTCTTATGTATGGAGTGGGGAATGTGTTCAAAGGTTTCGGTCATGTAGACGGCATCAAAGGATTCGGGTTCGAATTCGCATTCTTCTATCGGTGAGTTAATAAAACTGATGTTCTTTTGTATTTCGGCGGGCAGGTAATTTCTTAATTGTTCAGCTTCCTCGAATAGGTGTGGTACAATTTCCACACCAGTTATTATCTTTCCGTTTTCCGCCAGCTTTGTGGTAATAATGCCGCAACTGCATCCCACATCAAGACACCGCTTGCCCGTCGGTATCGAAAGCAGGGTTTCTATTCTTTGAGGAACATCTCTCGACGACCGGGATAGAATGGGATCGTGTGTTACATCCTTGCCCCAGTAGTCGCCGAGGTTGTCCTTGTACTTTATTGCCTGCTTCATTTGTTCTTCGGTTGAATAATAGAAAGATTCCTTGTCTAAGTACTCATAATATTTGGGTAAATCATCCGCAGAAGAAAGACGCACCGCCTCTTTCTCGGTTATCATAAAGGGGAAGCAGTCATGCTTGGCAAGCTCGAAATCATCAAACCCCTCAGTTATAATCAGTGCAGGGACCGCAGCTCCCGATGGCGCGTGCGTCACCAGATATGTAGCCTCTGTTTCTCTGAACCGCCGCAACCCTTCAGGAATCGTTTTCAGATTGAAAAAGGGGTAGCTCAAATCAACTGCCGCTTTTAATATGCCTCTGGAATCGCGTAAAAAGCCAAGATTGCCATCGGGGCTCTCCCACTCTACGCCGCGGTCAATGACATTGACAACCGCAGCCGGAAGCGCATCGCGTATTTCTCTGATACGCTTTTCATGGAAACCGTCAATGCCGAGAATCTCATCAACAGTCCTTTGATGGTAAATATCAACTATAATATTTTGCATGGATACCTTCAAATTCCTTCGCCCAGCAGGCCACGGTAACACTCGTATGTATTCAGCTCTTCTTTCGAGAAAGATTCCGGGTCTTCCCCTTTGATTTTTTCAAAAAACACCGCGTAATCCGCTAGTTCCCTCAGTTCCACCGGATCACATGCAAGGTGATGGCTTCTGCCCTTCATTTTCTTGTCCAGTGTAAAATGTTTTTCGATCATTACCGCTCCCATCGCAATGGCAGCCTTGGGCACATCGACCCCAAGAGTATGGTCGCTGAATCCCACATTGGGTGTTAATGTCCTAAGCCAATTCATCCGCATAAGCCTGACTTTTTCAGGCGGCGTGGGGTAAAGGGTGGTGCAGTGCAATAGAGTGAATCTGCATCCGTTTTTGGTCTTGAGCATGTCTACCGTTTTTTTGATCTCGTCCCGCGGAACACTGCCGGTTGAGAGGATCAGGTGACTGAAATTATCCGCAAGTTTGCCGACCATCTGCCTGCTTACCATGTCATAACTGGCCACTTTTATATTTTTCAGGCCGAGGGACCGCAGAAAATCTATCCGCCCGATGTCGAAGCATGTCGTATAAAATGTTATTCCAGCCTTCCTGCACTCTTCCATCAATTCAAAATGCGCTTCGTCTGAAAGGTTGACACTCATGAACCTTTCCTTATCCGGATGGTTATCCCGCACATTTGAACCCAGATACGACTGAAACTTTATCACGTCCGCACCTGCCTCTTTTGCAGCATGGATCATTTCTCTGGCAATACCGATATCCCCATTATGGTTCGAAGCCGCTTCAGCAACTATCACCGCTTTCATTTTTCCTCCAGCATATATCCGCTTCTTTTGCAACCGCCTAAAATAGACCTTATGTTGTGGAAGGCCGTCATCGCATGCTCGGTCATATTTTTCTCATCGAAAAGGAAATCCTGTGCATTCGCGGAACATAACTTGACCTGACGCCCAAGGTTTCGACCGTTATGGTCTTTTTCACCGTCCTCAAACCGGAATTCAGACAGGTCCACATCCGTATATACGGGGATAACAGCGTTAATCTCAAACCGTGAGCCTATACTCACCCATCCTTCAAACCGGCTCTCTTTTTCTTCCCAGCATATTGTGAGGGTGTCCAGGCACTCTCTGCCGAATTCCTCCTTAAATTTTTCCGGGTTAAAGAGCTGCCAACCCGGCACGATCTTATCACATTTGTAAACCACTACTTCTTCCCAGAGTTCGCGAACCATGAGGTCGGGTTCCAGTATCTCTTCCGTCGAGTCAAAGCGCCCGGTCGGGATGGTAAATTTACCAGGGTTTGTCGGCGCACTACCGGAACGCTTTATTAGAGGGAACTGACCGTATCGGTCGAACAAAACCCCCCCGCCGCCTGCAAAAAAAACAGGTATAAACTCCTTGCAGCCCTGTTTTGAATCCTTATTGAATACGGTCCATCTTTCCAGATCATTGAGATACGATGATATCTCCCAATATTTACCAAACTCCGCGATAGCTAAACGGTAGTGTCTGTCCGTTATCTTCTCCAGATACCCCTTTGCAGCCCACCATTCACCTATAAACAGTCCTCCCAAGGCGTCCACAGGAGAAGACTCCTCCCCCAACAATATTTTCCTCTTTAATTCCTGTTTTTTGTATATAGCAACTTAACTAATTGCGCATAGTTTTCTCAGAGCGCTGTTGCCGGAAGATCATTCCTCGAATTTGGTTTCGATGGCCGTAGCGATGCTATTCAGCGATGGAAAATATTCGCTATGAGTGCAGCGCCTATGTATCAACTTCCAGACCCGTTCGATAGGATTGAAGGCCGGACTATAGGGCGACCCGGGCGGTCGGCGCGGATTCAGGGCAGGTTACACCTTGTGCGGCCAGAAGGACGGCATGGAGCCGATGGTCGTAGCGCGTCTCTTGAGATCGATGAATTTCGTCTTGAAGCGCAAGTATCATAGTTTCCGGATCTGAGATGGCCGGTGTTTTCATGAAAACATAGTAATACAAACCAGCATGATACGTAATTACTTATGACATTATTAGTGAACAGCTTGGGGAAACGGAAATGAATTTTATCCACATAGTTCACGTATCTTTTTTCCTATGTACCGTATCTTCTCCGGTTCAAGCATTGTATAAAAGGGCAATAGAATACCGGATCGGGCGAAAAGCTCCGAATTCGGCATTCCACCGCCTCTGGGAAAATTCCTGTAAGGAGGCATTTTGTGCAACGGGTAGAAAAGCGGACGCGTATCAATATTTCTCTTTTTCAGTTCCACTATCAGCTCATCACGGCTAATATCCAGTATATTTTCATCTATAAATACTGGGAAAAGCCAGTCGGCAATCTCGCCGGGGCTTTCATACCGGAATTCCAATCCGGATATTCCCTGAAGTTCTTCATAGTATACAAAGCGCAGCGATTTTCTTTTTTCAAGGATCTCATCTAATCTTTCAAGCTGGGCCACTCCAATGGCAGCGCTCAAATTTGTCAGACGGTAATTATATCCTATCATGTCGTGCCAATACGTTTTTAGAGGGTTCATCCCATGATCCCGCAAAATCCTCATCTTTTCATAAAGTCGCTGGTCATCGGTCACGCATATTCCACCTTCGCCCATCGTTATTATTTTGTTCCCGTAAAAGCTGAAACATCCGATCTCGCCTATTGATCCTACCCTCTTGCCGTTTATTGAGGCCCCATGCGCCTCCGCGCAATCTTCAACTACAAAACATGAATACTCTCCGGCTAT is a window of Thermodesulfobacteriota bacterium DNA encoding:
- a CDS encoding class I SAM-dependent methyltransferase, translated to MKREKRFESWKNVWERKGREAKGITLSELITADGFDGGAGKMDEKMWTERVENIKASLKLYEADSLLEVGCGSGAMLLPLSAMNLNLAGIDYSAPLVSIAQKAVPDAEIKVSEASSIPFPDGSFSRVLSHGVFHYFPHEDYAKEVMAEMLRVLKKGGGLLISDVPDMEKKEESEGRRKSLAESDGKNYRTGSEGDFSHLYFTKGFFTDFFKSYGLRAAILEWPEEKYGNARFRFHVSVWVR
- a CDS encoding CDP-alcohol phosphatidyltransferase family protein, with product MASYTIEDIKRCRRGNYNYIGGLILVDFLAVRIAWFVVNYTRLTPNKITLIHFILKLCASLFFYFGLRNYLILGALAYLISITLDDVDGKVARVRGEESPMGKYYDYLADAAGDFLCLAALIYSQYVIVNRELWLVVGMLLPFLYLFVSYESILFREAMVNSNKEVAVDKSARGEKLVGFLEIFAGKFKAITNKYKVSYLTLDMADIAILFFVVGPFFGLVNIFLLIGTFFILEKLLVEKIVFILRNKKAFLPGTVI
- a CDS encoding methyltransferase domain-containing protein, which gives rise to MIPLHQKLKGHLESQGRGWGSHIYAGGYYYQGWSDIGIRGFRETNKRLKEYEIDNYLSPGKYALDIGCNSGFLALKIALKVRHVDAVDFNPFIVNMGREVQRVLGIKNVNFVIDDFSKMKLDKKYDLVFSLANHQTGDKNLNLSFIEHMERIHGILKEDGYLMFESHTPESKDPNFIRMIESITHLFRIEKKKRIPQYKLNYIGDRLFYVLAKKPVSKQI
- the aepX gene encoding phosphoenolpyruvate mutase; the protein is MKKTKLLRDLILQKRIVRLIGAHDGLTAKLGENQGFDGIWASGLEISTSYCVPDANILTMSQYLERTCEINDAVAIPVMADCDTGYGNSNNVIYMVKKYEAAGIAAICIEDKKFPKTNSFIPGKQELASVAEFVGKIMAAKSAQTDPDFMVVARVEALIAGYGMDEALMRAKAYHEAGADAILIHSKKKTPDEVLEFARRWGNRLPLVVVPTSYYEVSAEELADSGISVVVYANHGIRASVKAIESIYGEILRTGSTKSVEGKITTMKYIFELQGMPKMKEDEKQFLHGDREKTIAVIAAAGDHLEEHSMNKIASEIPISMLDINGKPLLQRQAETLHKSEISEIFVVTGYKRELIDVDGVRLLENTDYKNTGILHSVMQAGKHMDSKAVISYGDIYFENVILELLLKSPEDITILADSGYDSKDYAQDKLLDLVITDSAPVKAKRKLHEASVKRVKQIGMKIDRDQAHFEFPGLLVLSKKGAKIFRGIYDVSAKKYAGKPFHEAPVFERAGLADLLQEIIDLGHPVACIEVNSGWMELHSFENYKLACLLIK
- a CDS encoding oligosaccharide flippase family protein, translating into MTSANKYVSIVSNRIFVLLIGMLANIMLARLLGPTKLGIIAIIMLIPQFFETFGRLGMGVASVYKISKKEMDIRDAAAVLLIASFIIGSIPTLLFYAYSDLFITTFIKEHGVATWYFLAILVTLPPRFIINYFTYIFVAKEDIHTINRIRFINGVLPGITGIILFLTTSLDIGAVILGHSLINIFAALYTLWKFRLTTGRFPSVSSKVVHFRSLLSYGCKVYLRNVISSLHYRIDLWIIAYFLTPPQVAFYSLAAGFGQKIWLLNATDILVLPRVASGEDKYGKGLTATAFRNTLWLMAVVGLFVYFLAPVAVEIFYGKDFLPLLSSLKILLPGIVAMGAGISLNHYFIGKARVGMINYIYASSVVLNVALNLLLIPRLGIRGAAISSTITYTASTLILALIFAKESDINLKKLVLLDGSDYLHYKRFFSDVSKKFRIKESLQL
- a CDS encoding acylneuraminate cytidylyltransferase family protein, encoding MNVLGVILARGGSKGVKRKNMKPLANVPLVAYTIIEAQRSRRLTRLILSSEDREILELSSSLECEIILRPSELASDSAASPPCLIHAVEAIEKCSGFKTDVVVLLQPTTPFRTYKTIDACIELLLEKGVDSVVSVMKAPHYVNPHWVRKIEDGFLRPYLNVKDFTRRQDLPEVYWRNGQVYAVRKEVLFKTGDLYGEKCLPFIMDEDFQINIDHPVDFRFAEYLLEKGEIDFDAGYIQKKYKERTAG
- a CDS encoding class I SAM-dependent methyltransferase; protein product: MQNIIVDIYHQRTVDEILGIDGFHEKRIREIRDALPAAVVNVIDRGVEWESPDGNLGFLRDSRGILKAAVDLSYPFFNLKTIPEGLRRFRETEATYLVTHAPSGAAVPALIITEGFDDFELAKHDCFPFMITEKEAVRLSSADDLPKYYEYLDKESFYYSTEEQMKQAIKYKDNLGDYWGKDVTHDPILSRSSRDVPQRIETLLSIPTGKRCLDVGCSCGIITTKLAENGKIITGVEIVPHLFEEAEQLRNYLPAEIQKNISFINSPIEECEFEPESFDAVYMTETFEHIPHSIHKNLIEKILAFLKRNGSVVFSVPNRYPAKKYVEEGRHRWDWFNHVTHYTAKSVEYFLKTYFKNISFHPIYDEPVKEGIFLICRAWEKK
- a CDS encoding N-acetylneuraminate synthase family protein; this translates as MKAVIVAEAASNHNGDIGIAREMIHAAKEAGADVIKFQSYLGSNVRDNHPDKERFMSVNLSDEAHFELMEECRKAGITFYTTCFDIGRIDFLRSLGLKNIKVASYDMVSRQMVGKLADNFSHLILSTGSVPRDEIKKTVDMLKTKNGCRFTLLHCTTLYPTPPEKVRLMRMNWLRTLTPNVGFSDHTLGVDVPKAAIAMGAVMIEKHFTLDKKMKGRSHHLACDPVELRELADYAVFFEKIKGEDPESFSKEELNTYECYRGLLGEGI
- a CDS encoding DegT/DnrJ/EryC1/StrS family aminotransferase; this translates as MKMIPVMEPSFEGNEERYLMDALQSGWISSKGKYIELFEKGFAGFLGAKYAVAVSSGTTALHLALVALGIGEGDEVVVPNLTFAASANAVIHAGATPVFVDSMESHWNIDPKEVRKVISHRTKAIMPVHLLGYPCLMGDILEIAGEYSCFVVEDCAEAHGASINGKRVGSIGEIGCFSFYGNKIITMGEGGICVTDDQRLYEKMRILRDHGMNPLKTYWHDMIGYNYRLTNLSAAIGVAQLERLDEILEKRKSLRFVYYEELQGISGLEFRYESPGEIADWLFPVFIDENILDISRDELIVELKKRNIDTRPLFYPLHKMPPYRNFPRGGGMPNSELFARSGILLPFYTMLEPEKIRYIGKKIRELCG